The genomic interval CCCGGCCCGGTGATCCCGGTGACGTTCGACGGCACCCGGCACGCCTGGCTGGTTCTGGGGTACCGCGAGCTGCACTACGTTCTGAGCAGCCCGGAGATCTTCACCAGCGATCCGCGTAACCGGGCCCGCCGGGAGAACATCCCTGCGGACTGGGCGCCTCTCCCCGGGCTGGGCCGGCGCCCCTCGCTGCTCCACACCGACAGCGAGGACCATCAGCGCCGCTACCAGGCGGTCAACGACGTCCTGGGCGAGGTGGACGTCTTCCTCCTGCGCGCGCGGGCCGAGGCCATCACCGACAGCGTGATCGACGACTTCGCCGGGCTCGGCTCGGCCGATCTGGTCGCGTCGTTCGCGCACCAGGTGCCCGCCCTGGTCCTGGCCTCGCTGTGCGGACCGGACGACCTCGACGCCACCCAGATCGCCGAGGACCTCGTCGACCTGGTCGACATCGACGCGGACGCCGCCCGCGGCCATCGCCATCTCGTCGCCCGGCTGCGCGACCTGCTCGCCATCCGACTGGACGAGCCTCCCACCGAGGACATCATCTCCGGCCTGATCGACCATCCGGCCGAGCTGACGGACGACGAGATCGTCGAGGATCTCGCGGTCGCCCTCGGCTTCGGGATGCGCACGGTGGCTGGTTGGATCGGCAACTCGCTGCGTCTGCTGCTCACCGACGGGTCCTTCGCGCTGGAGCTGTCCGGCGGGCGGCGCAGCGTCATGCAGGCACTCACCCGGGTCCTGTGGGAGGACACGCCCCTGCAGATCACCGCCGGCCGCTGGGCGACCCGCGACATCCAGCTCGGTGGCCAGCGGATCAGGGCCGGGGAGATGGTCGCGCTCGGCCTCGCGGCGGCGAACTCCGATCCCCGGGTCCGCCGCGACCACGCCTCGGGCCCGCCGGCCGGGTGCGGCGCCGCGCTCGCCCACCACCACAACCCGGGCGGCGGCCCGGCCCTGCGGGGCACCGCGCACCACGCCGGAAACGCGACCGGCGCCGACGCCGACGCCGACGCCGACGGCACTGTCACGGCGTCCGGGCCCAACAGCGCGCACCTGTCCTTCGGGCACGGTGCGCACCGCTGCCCGTTCCCCGCACAG from Parafrankia irregularis carries:
- a CDS encoding cytochrome P450, whose translation is MTTMLGPGAGPAPRPGVGRGRSDIAPVRRPQARGHRDPRPNPASNPHRTPAPAPAAAPGPVIPVTFDGTRHAWLVLGYRELHYVLSSPEIFTSDPRNRARRENIPADWAPLPGLGRRPSLLHTDSEDHQRRYQAVNDVLGEVDVFLLRARAEAITDSVIDDFAGLGSADLVASFAHQVPALVLASLCGPDDLDATQIAEDLVDLVDIDADAARGHRHLVARLRDLLAIRLDEPPTEDIISGLIDHPAELTDDEIVEDLAVALGFGMRTVAGWIGNSLRLLLTDGSFALELSGGRRSVMQALTRVLWEDTPLQITAGRWATRDIQLGGQRIRAGEMVALGLAAANSDPRVRRDHASGPPAGCGAALAHHHNPGGGPALRGTAHHAGNATGADADADADGTVTASGPNSAHLSFGHGAHRCPFPAQEIAEVITRTAVEVLLDRLPNVRLAVPAGALAWRRTAWNRALTALPVRFSPV